A region from the Halomicroarcula saliterrae genome encodes:
- a CDS encoding NAD-dependent epimerase/dehydratase family protein, with amino-acid sequence MELRNQRILITGGAGLIGSQLAKRLADANEIRIVDDLSNGIADSLPDEVEVVEGDITDESVVADVVTEDVDAVFHLAADKYVNTDRPREQMEVNETMTYNLLERMDEVGVDNILFTSSSTVYGEAPRPTPEDYAPLEPISVYGVTKLAEEGLLSVYAHSHDFTVWNFRFANIVGPRYGAGVIPDFVYKLTQDPESLTILGDGRQEKSYMHVDDCVDAMCHVVEHATGSMNTFNLGTRTTTSVTRIADIVSEEMDVDPEYEYTGGDRGWTGDVPKMRLSIEKLAALGWEPSLSSDESVRQGVRDVLSDPENEPHLSV; translated from the coding sequence ATGGAACTCCGGAACCAGCGGATACTCATCACCGGCGGAGCCGGCCTCATCGGCTCCCAGCTAGCGAAGCGGCTGGCTGATGCCAACGAGATACGAATCGTCGACGACCTCTCGAACGGCATCGCCGATTCCCTTCCCGACGAGGTAGAGGTCGTGGAAGGCGATATCACGGACGAGTCCGTCGTCGCGGACGTCGTCACCGAAGACGTAGACGCCGTCTTCCATCTGGCCGCCGACAAGTACGTCAACACCGACCGCCCGCGCGAGCAGATGGAGGTCAACGAGACGATGACGTACAATCTGTTGGAGCGGATGGACGAGGTCGGCGTCGACAACATCCTGTTTACCTCCTCGTCGACGGTGTACGGCGAGGCCCCCCGTCCGACGCCAGAGGACTATGCGCCCCTGGAACCGATTAGCGTCTACGGCGTGACCAAACTCGCCGAGGAGGGGCTCCTCTCGGTGTACGCTCACAGCCACGATTTCACCGTGTGGAACTTCCGCTTTGCCAACATCGTGGGCCCGCGATACGGGGCCGGCGTCATCCCCGACTTCGTCTACAAACTGACACAGGACCCGGAGTCGCTGACCATCCTCGGCGACGGCCGGCAGGAGAAATCGTACATGCACGTAGACGACTGCGTCGACGCGATGTGTCACGTCGTCGAGCACGCGACGGGCAGTATGAACACCTTCAACCTCGGGACGCGGACGACCACGTCGGTGACCCGTATCGCGGACATCGTCAGCGAGGAGATGGACGTAGACCCCGAGTACGAGTACACCGGCGGCGACAGGGGCTGGACCGGGGACGTCCCCAAGATGCGTCTCTCCATCGAGAAGCTGGCCGCACTCGGCTGGGAGCCCTCGCTGTCGAGCGACGAGTCGGTTCGGCAGGGCGTCCGGGACGTGCTCTCGGACCCCGAGAACGAGCCGCACCTGTCGGTGTAG
- a CDS encoding HpcH/HpaI aldolase family protein, whose amino-acid sequence MAHPRTANELPATLEDGAVALGLLDNTYSPTVMEFCGELGLDFVWLDLEHGGPDPWHAGRLETLLLAAERTGIDPLVRLPDTDPTLVRKALDLGVRNVFLPRVEGAEEVRRAVRSARFRYDGGPGDRGLAAPRARRWGLAEDYVATEDEQTLVGATIETTDAVEAIDEILSVPELGFVFIGPFDLSVSLGQPGELDHPDVEAAIETVRASAVEAGVPVGGLGFGMDDVNQKAGNGYQILHLGSTTGALKQAVSGWLDAFEGTRSERD is encoded by the coding sequence ATGGCACATCCACGGACGGCAAACGAGCTCCCGGCGACGCTCGAAGACGGTGCCGTCGCCCTGGGGCTCCTCGATAACACGTACAGTCCGACGGTCATGGAGTTCTGTGGCGAGCTGGGGCTGGACTTCGTCTGGCTGGACCTCGAACACGGCGGGCCGGACCCGTGGCACGCCGGTCGGCTGGAAACGCTCCTGCTCGCCGCCGAGCGGACCGGTATCGACCCGCTCGTTCGACTGCCGGATACGGACCCGACGCTCGTCCGCAAGGCGCTCGACCTCGGCGTCAGAAACGTGTTCCTCCCGCGCGTCGAGGGCGCCGAGGAAGTCAGACGCGCGGTCCGCTCGGCGCGGTTCCGATACGACGGCGGCCCGGGCGACCGCGGGCTCGCGGCGCCGCGGGCGAGGCGCTGGGGGCTCGCCGAGGACTACGTCGCCACGGAGGACGAACAGACGCTGGTCGGCGCGACCATAGAGACCACCGACGCCGTCGAGGCCATCGACGAGATTCTGTCCGTGCCGGAGCTGGGGTTCGTCTTCATCGGCCCGTTCGACCTCTCGGTGTCGCTCGGACAGCCGGGGGAGCTGGACCATCCTGACGTCGAAGCGGCTATCGAAACAGTCCGGGCGAGCGCGGTAGAAGCCGGCGTCCCGGTCGGCGGCCTCGGGTTCGGAATGGACGACGTCAACCAGAAGGCCGGAAACGGCTACCAGATACTGCATCTCGGCAGCACGACCGGGGCACTAAAGCAGGCGGTCAGCGGCTGGCTCGACGCCTTCGAGGGGACGCGTTCGGAGCGCGACTGA
- a CDS encoding HalOD1 output domain-containing protein, giving the protein MEYSVAENTSVTVAVVEAVSDREDTDPTSLPPLASVIDPEALDALFAATGETTGDRRGTVSFDYSESHLTIVDGQTVVVEPQLKL; this is encoded by the coding sequence ATGGAATATTCTGTTGCCGAGAATACGTCTGTTACCGTCGCCGTAGTCGAGGCCGTGAGTGATAGAGAGGACACTGACCCGACGTCGCTACCGCCCCTCGCTAGCGTGATCGACCCGGAGGCGCTGGACGCGCTGTTTGCGGCCACCGGTGAGACGACGGGCGACCGGCGGGGAACTGTCTCGTTCGACTACAGCGAGTCACATCTCACGATCGTCGACGGCCAGACGGTCGTCGTCGAACCTCAGCTCAAACTGTAG
- a CDS encoding ATP-binding protein: MIGVSTEPGSLLYLAYIVGFGAAATACFVSVGRARLIEDPDTRRGLVWLLLTSGSWAVFQTAYLVLPSPQLREVAYVFGLIVGLATVGPWLYFCSAYTGRSLHRSPTIQRGAVVVFLAISLVKLTNPVHGLYFTATVATEPFPHLAIQNGVLHWVVLGLAYALSTVGYFMLLELFWQVGHDARPLGVLVTLTALPVLPDLVGVLRPQLPEITYEPIGVALFAVGLLFLYLDDFQVIQFTEGRDDPVIMLDDDNRVREYNAPAKELFPDLETDVPIDDVVPNVTSRVSGTADGVLQVERAGGLRYYQLTSNPFTTDRSRLGRAVTLTDITDREKHRSELERQNDRLEKFAQTVSHDLRNPLNVAMGRLNIVRERTDNEHLESVASAHTRMERLINDLLSLARQGQPITETEPVHLSAVARDCWEVVATADAELVVEGDLSFEADPDRTEQLIENLFRNAVEHGSTSNLTQSDDAIDHGGDGVIRVGPLDGGHGFYVADDGPGIPEAERDQVFEYGYSTATDGTGFGLAIVAEIADAHGWDVGVVPSEAGGARFEITVR; encoded by the coding sequence ATGATCGGTGTTTCGACCGAACCCGGGTCGTTGCTCTATCTGGCCTATATCGTCGGGTTCGGCGCGGCGGCGACGGCCTGCTTCGTGAGTGTCGGGCGCGCCCGGCTCATCGAGGACCCGGACACGCGGCGCGGGCTCGTCTGGTTGCTGCTCACGAGCGGCAGTTGGGCAGTGTTCCAGACGGCCTATCTGGTCTTGCCGTCACCACAGCTCAGGGAAGTCGCGTACGTGTTCGGGCTCATCGTCGGCCTCGCCACCGTCGGTCCCTGGCTGTACTTCTGTTCGGCCTACACGGGACGCTCGCTGCACCGCAGCCCGACGATTCAGCGTGGCGCCGTCGTCGTCTTCCTCGCCATCTCGCTGGTGAAGCTCACGAACCCCGTCCACGGGCTCTACTTCACCGCCACGGTCGCGACCGAACCGTTTCCCCACCTGGCGATTCAGAACGGCGTGTTGCACTGGGTGGTGCTCGGGCTGGCGTACGCGCTCTCGACCGTGGGCTATTTCATGCTGCTCGAACTGTTCTGGCAGGTCGGCCACGACGCGCGCCCCCTCGGCGTGCTGGTCACGCTCACCGCCCTGCCGGTTCTGCCCGACCTGGTCGGCGTGTTGCGCCCCCAGCTCCCGGAAATAACGTACGAACCTATCGGTGTGGCCCTCTTTGCCGTCGGCCTGCTCTTCCTCTATCTCGACGACTTCCAGGTCATCCAGTTCACCGAAGGGCGCGACGACCCCGTCATCATGCTCGACGACGACAACCGCGTTCGGGAGTACAACGCGCCGGCGAAGGAGCTGTTCCCCGACCTCGAAACCGACGTGCCCATCGACGACGTCGTACCCAACGTGACGAGCCGGGTAAGCGGGACAGCCGACGGCGTGCTCCAGGTCGAGCGCGCGGGCGGACTGCGCTACTACCAGCTCACCTCGAACCCCTTCACCACCGACCGAAGCCGGCTCGGGCGAGCGGTCACGCTGACGGATATCACGGACCGCGAGAAACACCGCAGCGAACTGGAACGCCAGAACGACCGCCTCGAGAAGTTCGCCCAGACGGTCTCCCACGACCTCCGGAACCCCCTCAACGTCGCTATGGGGCGGCTCAACATCGTCCGGGAACGGACCGACAACGAACATCTGGAGTCCGTCGCCAGCGCCCACACGCGGATGGAGCGCCTCATCAACGACCTCCTCTCGCTGGCCCGTCAGGGCCAGCCGATAACCGAGACCGAACCGGTGCACCTGTCGGCGGTGGCCCGCGACTGCTGGGAGGTCGTCGCCACCGCCGACGCGGAGCTCGTCGTCGAAGGGGACCTGTCGTTCGAGGCCGACCCCGACCGCACGGAGCAACTGATAGAGAACCTGTTCCGGAACGCCGTGGAACACGGTTCCACGAGCAATCTGACGCAGTCCGATGACGCTATCGACCACGGCGGCGACGGTGTCATCCGGGTCGGCCCACTAGACGGCGGGCACGGCTTCTACGTCGCCGACGACGGCCCGGGAATCCCCGAGGCCGAGCGCGACCAGGTGTTCGAGTACGGCTACTCGACGGCGACCGACGGGACCGGCTTCGGACTGGCTATCGTCGCGGAAATCGCCGACGCCCACGGCTGGGATGTCGGCGTCGTCCCGAGCGAGGCCGGCGGAGCGCGCTTCGAGATCACCGTTCGCTGA
- a CDS encoding inorganic phosphate transporter codes for MVELVLGVGIVAALFVGVNIGGSSTGITWGPSVGARIVRKTTAAGVMTLFVFLGGWTVGRNVMTTLSEGIITTELSLTAGVAVLFFIGLGILVANLFGVPVPTSMTTVGAIAGLGLATDTLNYRTIAEIISWWVVTPVIGFWIGATIGRYVYPIVNRRVRIEKSEGPLLVLDRESGLPTPALGPNTTRTELVTTTVVLAIGCYMAFSAGASNVPNAAAPLVGGGGGLDADIGILLATVAIGLGGFTIARRTMESVGGELSDIPLLAALFVMVTASTITTLLSWIGIPISLVMATVMTIVGIGWGRATRPITVRGAVTGNTEGHEITTAAITVGEADERSAAPIGEPEPEPVLDARSLFNPRAVLKYLSMWVIGPSMSTGLAYGFFRLFPGVA; via the coding sequence ATGGTCGAACTGGTGCTGGGCGTCGGCATCGTCGCCGCGCTGTTCGTCGGCGTCAACATCGGGGGCTCCTCTACGGGCATCACCTGGGGGCCGTCAGTCGGCGCCCGAATCGTCAGGAAAACCACGGCCGCAGGGGTGATGACTCTCTTCGTGTTCCTCGGCGGGTGGACCGTGGGACGGAACGTGATGACGACCCTCAGCGAGGGTATCATCACCACCGAACTCTCGTTGACGGCCGGCGTCGCGGTCCTCTTTTTCATCGGGCTGGGCATCCTCGTCGCCAACCTCTTCGGGGTCCCGGTGCCGACGTCGATGACGACCGTCGGCGCCATCGCCGGGCTCGGACTGGCCACCGACACGCTGAACTACCGGACCATCGCCGAGATAATCTCGTGGTGGGTCGTCACGCCCGTCATCGGCTTCTGGATCGGGGCGACGATCGGCCGCTACGTCTATCCGATAGTCAACCGCCGCGTCCGAATCGAGAAGTCCGAAGGACCGTTGCTGGTACTGGACCGCGAGAGCGGGCTCCCCACGCCGGCCCTCGGGCCGAACACGACCCGGACCGAGCTGGTGACCACGACGGTCGTCCTCGCCATCGGCTGTTACATGGCGTTTTCGGCCGGCGCGAGCAACGTCCCGAACGCGGCCGCGCCGCTGGTCGGTGGTGGGGGCGGTCTCGACGCCGATATCGGCATCCTCCTCGCGACGGTCGCCATCGGCCTCGGCGGGTTCACCATCGCCCGTCGAACGATGGAGTCGGTCGGCGGCGAGCTGAGCGACATCCCGCTGCTCGCGGCGCTTTTCGTCATGGTGACCGCCTCGACGATAACGACCCTGCTCTCGTGGATCGGCATCCCGATCAGCCTCGTGATGGCGACGGTGATGACCATCGTCGGCATCGGCTGGGGCCGCGCCACCCGGCCGATAACCGTCCGCGGGGCGGTCACCGGGAACACCGAAGGCCACGAGATCACCACCGCAGCCATCACGGTCGGGGAAGCCGACGAGCGGTCGGCGGCTCCCATCGGCGAGCCGGAGCCAGAACCGGTCCTCGACGCCCGCTCGCTGTTCAACCCGCGTGCGGTCCTCAAGTACCTCTCGATGTGGGTCATCGGACCGTCGATGTCGACCGGGCTGGCCTACGGGTTTTTCCGGCTCTTTCCCGGCGTCGCGTGA
- a CDS encoding universal stress protein — protein sequence MLSRILVPMDDSEQAGHALAYALDNHPEADITVLHVVGAPSMMMGDAVGLALEEDVGEAARERADPVFDRAREIAAERDREVDTRVGIGHPARNILDRADGYETVVLGSHGEDWNRATHRFLVGNVAETVLRRAQVPVTIVR from the coding sequence ATGCTCTCACGGATTCTCGTCCCGATGGACGACTCCGAACAGGCCGGTCACGCCCTCGCGTACGCGCTCGACAACCATCCAGAGGCCGATATCACCGTGTTGCACGTCGTCGGGGCCCCCTCGATGATGATGGGTGACGCCGTCGGGCTCGCGCTCGAAGAGGACGTCGGCGAGGCCGCACGCGAACGAGCCGACCCCGTGTTCGACCGGGCTCGCGAAATCGCGGCCGAACGGGACCGGGAGGTCGACACCCGCGTCGGCATCGGCCATCCCGCGCGGAACATCCTCGACCGCGCCGACGGCTACGAGACCGTCGTGCTGGGGAGCCACGGCGAGGACTGGAACCGCGCCACACACCGGTTCCTGGTCGGTAACGTCGCCGAAACCGTGCTCCGTCGCGCCCAGGTACCGGTCACTATCGTCCGGTGA